In Halobaculum magnesiiphilum, the following proteins share a genomic window:
- a CDS encoding tRNA pseudouridine(54/55) synthase Pus10 — protein sequence MTDSDAPADASVADADADEAVDADADTDEPAGGDTDEPAGGDTDEPAGGDTDGTDATPAPDVLDTARALLATGPLCDHCLGRPFAERSFGLGNHERGHGLRVAVALADDDDFRPGAAGDCWVCEGVFERVDELAERAADAVADYEFSTYQVGTRVPPLAEENDRLLREDAGMDPDAGEPLRKELNREVGKRIGQVTGAEVDFERPHVQFLLDVDADRVEATVNSAHVYGRYRKLERDIPQTEWPCSDCRGSGRQGREPCDTCDGSGYLYPESVEQLTAPVVEDVMEGVDSTFHGAGREDVDALMLGTGRPFVIEVDEPRRRAVDAERLEADINAFAEGKVEVEGLRLCEHTMVERVKELNATKRYRAQVEFGADVSADDLADAVADLDGATIEQYTPNRVDHRRAAKTRTRVAHEVTGELEDARHATVEVHGAGGLYIKELISGDEGRTDPSLAGLLGVDSEVTALDVLAVEGRDEPFEHSGFFLKDGRADGDGGETGDDDSDDGNGDEE from the coding sequence ATGACCGACTCCGACGCTCCCGCGGACGCGTCCGTCGCCGACGCGGACGCGGACGAAGCCGTCGACGCCGACGCCGACACGGACGAACCCGCCGGCGGCGACACGGACGAACCCGCCGGCGGCGACACGGACGAACCCGCCGGCGGCGACACGGACGGGACGGACGCGACCCCCGCCCCCGACGTGCTCGACACCGCCCGCGCCCTCCTGGCGACGGGACCGCTCTGTGACCACTGCCTCGGCCGCCCCTTCGCCGAGCGCTCGTTCGGGCTCGGCAACCACGAGCGCGGCCACGGGCTCCGTGTCGCCGTGGCGCTCGCGGACGACGACGATTTCCGACCCGGCGCCGCGGGCGACTGCTGGGTGTGCGAGGGCGTCTTCGAGCGCGTCGACGAGCTCGCCGAGCGCGCCGCCGACGCGGTCGCCGACTACGAGTTCTCCACCTACCAGGTCGGCACGCGCGTCCCGCCGCTGGCCGAGGAGAACGACCGCTTGCTCCGGGAGGACGCCGGGATGGACCCCGACGCCGGCGAGCCGCTCCGCAAGGAGCTCAACCGCGAGGTCGGCAAGCGCATCGGGCAGGTCACCGGGGCCGAGGTCGACTTCGAGCGCCCGCACGTCCAGTTCCTCCTCGACGTGGACGCCGACCGCGTGGAGGCGACAGTCAACTCCGCGCACGTGTACGGCCGCTACCGGAAGCTGGAGCGCGACATCCCCCAGACGGAGTGGCCCTGCTCGGACTGCCGCGGCTCCGGCAGGCAGGGACGCGAGCCGTGCGACACCTGCGACGGCTCGGGCTACTTGTACCCCGAGAGCGTCGAGCAGCTCACCGCGCCCGTCGTCGAGGACGTGATGGAGGGCGTCGACTCCACCTTCCACGGCGCGGGCCGCGAGGACGTGGACGCGCTGATGCTCGGCACCGGCCGCCCGTTCGTGATCGAGGTCGACGAGCCCCGCCGCCGCGCCGTCGACGCCGAGCGGCTGGAGGCGGACATCAACGCCTTCGCCGAGGGGAAGGTCGAGGTCGAGGGCCTGCGCCTGTGTGAGCACACGATGGTCGAGCGCGTGAAGGAGCTGAACGCCACCAAGCGCTACCGCGCGCAGGTGGAGTTCGGCGCCGACGTGAGCGCCGACGACCTCGCGGACGCGGTCGCGGACCTCGACGGCGCGACCATCGAGCAGTACACGCCGAACCGGGTCGATCACCGGCGCGCCGCGAAGACGCGGACCCGCGTCGCCCACGAGGTGACGGGCGAACTGGAGGACGCCCGCCACGCGACGGTCGAGGTCCACGGCGCCGGCGGGCTCTACATCAAGGAGCTGATCTCCGGCGACGAGGGGCGCACCGATCCCAGCCTCGCGGGGCTGCTCGGGGTCGACAGCGAGGTGACGGCGCTGGACGTGCTCGCGGTCGAGGGGCGCGACGAGCCGTTCGAGCACTCCGGGTTCTTCCTGAAAGACGGTCGCGCCGACGGCGACGGCGGCGAAACCGGCGACGACGACAGCGACGACGGGAACGGAGACGAGGAGTAG
- the rnhB gene encoding ribonuclease HII: MLGADEAGKGPVLGPMVAAAVRADPAAIPDDVDDSKRLSPARREELDAALRDDDRVAVGVARVTVDRIDDPATDMNTLTVAGQAEALAAVARDGDRAVVDAGDVSESRFADRVADAVAAGDTSAGGTEADDGAADATGTDGDADPIAGVAVDVTAEHGADESYPVVAAASVVAKVERDRIVAELDAAYRDRGYDGIGSGYPSDPTTREFLREYVAREGDLPECARTSWSTCDDVLAANEQSALGEF; this comes from the coding sequence ATGCTCGGCGCAGACGAGGCGGGGAAGGGACCCGTCCTGGGGCCGATGGTCGCCGCGGCGGTTCGCGCCGACCCCGCGGCGATCCCCGACGACGTGGATGACTCCAAACGCCTCTCGCCGGCGCGACGCGAGGAACTGGACGCCGCCCTCCGCGACGACGACCGCGTCGCAGTCGGCGTCGCCCGCGTCACGGTCGATCGCATCGACGACCCCGCGACCGACATGAACACCCTCACCGTCGCGGGGCAGGCCGAGGCGCTCGCCGCGGTCGCACGCGACGGCGACCGCGCGGTCGTCGACGCCGGCGACGTGAGCGAGTCCAGGTTCGCCGACCGCGTCGCCGACGCGGTCGCGGCCGGCGATACGTCGGCCGGAGGCACCGAAGCGGACGACGGAGCGGCGGACGCCACCGGGACGGACGGCGACGCCGACCCGATCGCGGGCGTCGCCGTCGACGTGACGGCCGAACACGGCGCCGACGAGTCGTACCCCGTCGTCGCCGCCGCGAGCGTCGTCGCGAAGGTGGAACGCGACCGGATCGTCGCCGAGTTGGACGCCGCCTACCGCGACCGCGGCTACGACGGGATCGGCAGCGGCTACCCCTCGGACCCGACCACCCGCGAGTTCCTGCGGGAGTACGTCGCCCGCGAGGGCGATCTACCGGAGTGTGCCCGCACGTCGTGGAGCACCTGCGACGACGTGCTCGCGGCGAACGAGCAGTCGGCGCTCGGTGAGTTCTGA
- a CDS encoding preprotein translocase subunit SecD, translated as MSTWETAKDNWRVVLLVFMLVLSSLFLFAPAFEPSGSEGPAAQETATNLQYGLELSGGSRIRAPLVGVTAEEVQFGGDDTAEVEREVAAELETGDSSDVIARFSTNTSGTVELVSENATQSDLRDALDAAGYEYETVRDGVTDETRQQTIEVLESKINAAGLSGGTVRTIGDGDFVLIEVPNDDLSEVRDLVNSRGTVQIAAYHQVQRNNTTEYVNTTVIRQEDFQTVGTAQQGGQGPGPHVPVSVRQSEAERVQDQFVETGVAGQGGTECTYSDDPQSTEPCILIIRDGSVVSSFGMDPSLAQSMRNGEWAQDPQFILVTGSFERAQQVSVDLRAGALPAGLALDEGTATAISAAQGEDFKRDSLIIGLLAVFTVAGVVFFRYGDPKVAAPMVVTAFSEVVVLLGFAAFIQYPLDLSVIAGFIAVIGTGVDDLVIIADEVMAEGDVNSRRVFRSRFRKAFWVVGAAAATTIVAMAPLASPWLSLGDLQGFAIFTILGVLVGVLITRPAYGDILRALLTDR; from the coding sequence ATGAGCACCTGGGAGACGGCCAAGGACAACTGGCGGGTCGTCCTGCTGGTGTTCATGCTCGTGCTCTCGTCGCTGTTCCTGTTCGCGCCGGCGTTCGAGCCGTCCGGGAGCGAAGGACCGGCCGCCCAGGAGACCGCGACGAACCTCCAGTACGGCCTCGAACTCTCCGGCGGGTCGCGGATCCGCGCGCCCCTCGTCGGCGTCACCGCCGAGGAGGTGCAGTTCGGAGGCGACGACACCGCCGAGGTCGAGCGCGAGGTCGCCGCGGAGCTGGAAACCGGCGACAGCTCCGACGTGATCGCGCGGTTCTCGACGAACACCAGCGGCACCGTCGAGCTCGTCAGCGAGAACGCGACGCAGTCGGACCTCCGGGACGCGCTCGATGCGGCCGGCTACGAGTACGAGACCGTCCGCGACGGCGTCACCGACGAGACCCGCCAGCAGACGATCGAGGTCCTCGAATCGAAGATCAACGCCGCCGGCCTCTCCGGGGGGACGGTCCGGACGATCGGCGACGGCGACTTCGTGCTCATCGAGGTCCCCAACGACGACCTGAGCGAGGTTCGCGACCTGGTGAACTCCCGCGGGACGGTCCAGATCGCGGCGTACCATCAGGTCCAGCGGAACAACACGACCGAGTACGTGAACACGACCGTCATCCGGCAGGAGGACTTCCAGACGGTCGGCACCGCCCAGCAGGGCGGGCAGGGTCCCGGGCCGCACGTCCCCGTGTCGGTCCGGCAAAGCGAGGCCGAGCGCGTTCAGGATCAGTTCGTCGAGACGGGCGTCGCCGGACAGGGCGGCACCGAGTGCACCTACAGCGACGACCCACAGTCGACCGAGCCGTGTATCCTGATCATCCGCGACGGGAGCGTCGTCTCCTCGTTCGGGATGGACCCCTCGCTCGCGCAGTCGATGCGCAACGGCGAGTGGGCTCAGGACCCGCAGTTCATCCTCGTCACCGGTTCGTTCGAGCGCGCCCAGCAGGTCTCGGTCGACCTCCGCGCCGGTGCGCTCCCGGCCGGACTCGCGCTCGACGAGGGGACCGCGACCGCCATCAGCGCCGCACAGGGTGAGGACTTCAAGCGGGACTCGCTGATCATCGGGCTGCTCGCGGTGTTCACGGTCGCGGGCGTGGTGTTCTTCCGCTACGGCGACCCGAAGGTGGCCGCGCCGATGGTCGTCACCGCCTTCTCCGAGGTGGTCGTCCTCCTCGGGTTCGCGGCGTTCATCCAGTACCCGCTGGACCTGTCGGTCATCGCCGGGTTCATCGCCGTCATCGGGACGGGGGTGGACGACCTCGTGATCATCGCCGACGAGGTGATGGCCGAGGGCGACGTAAACTCCCGGCGCGTGTTCCGGTCGCGCTTCCGGAAGGCGTTCTGGGTGGTCGGCGCCGCCGCGGCGACGACGATCGTCGCGATGGCGCCGCTGGCCTCGCCGTGGCTCTCGCTTGGCGACCTCCAGGGCTTCGCCATCTTCACGATCCTCGGCGTGCTCGTCGGGGTACTCATCACCCGGCCGGCGTACGGGGACATCCTCCGCGCGCTGTTGACCGACCGCTGA
- the secF gene encoding protein translocase subunit SecF, whose translation MARFEVPEVDYTRYSNRQLAAIPLVVLTVALLVIGGAYATTGAPVDPGLDFTGGTELRVAVDAPSDTQAREDIREAFTATPDSIQRVGTSDVYIVTFQTEGSETAQNEFTRQLESEAGEAGFDVRSIEGVGAAFGSETQQRALIGVVAAFAGMAALVFALFRTFVPSIAVVISAFSDIVIPVALMNALGIELTLGTVAALLMLIGYSVDSDILLNNSVLRRSGDFYESTYRAMRTGVTMTLTSIAAMAVMAIVASFFGIGLLASIGTILVFGLVADLMNTYLLNVSLLRWYKFEGVAR comes from the coding sequence ATGGCTCGATTCGAGGTACCGGAGGTCGATTACACCCGGTACTCCAACCGGCAACTCGCCGCGATCCCGCTCGTGGTGTTGACCGTCGCCCTCCTCGTCATCGGCGGCGCGTACGCGACGACGGGCGCGCCGGTCGACCCCGGGCTCGACTTCACCGGCGGGACGGAACTCCGGGTCGCCGTCGACGCTCCGAGCGACACACAGGCACGCGAGGACATCCGCGAGGCGTTCACAGCGACGCCAGATAGCATCCAGCGGGTCGGAACCAGCGACGTGTACATCGTCACCTTCCAGACCGAGGGGTCCGAGACCGCACAGAACGAGTTCACCCGACAGCTCGAATCCGAGGCCGGCGAGGCCGGCTTCGACGTGCGGTCGATCGAGGGCGTCGGCGCGGCCTTCGGGTCGGAGACCCAACAGCGCGCGCTGATCGGCGTCGTCGCCGCGTTCGCCGGGATGGCCGCGCTCGTGTTCGCGCTGTTCCGGACGTTCGTCCCCAGCATCGCCGTCGTGATCTCGGCGTTCTCGGACATCGTCATCCCGGTCGCGCTGATGAACGCCCTCGGGATCGAACTCACGCTCGGGACGGTCGCGGCGCTGCTGATGCTCATCGGGTACTCCGTCGACTCCGACATCCTGTTGAACAACAGCGTGCTCCGGCGCTCGGGTGACTTCTACGAGTCGACCTACCGCGCGATGCGCACCGGCGTCACGATGACGCTCACCTCGATCGCGGCGATGGCCGTGATGGCGATCGTCGCGTCGTTCTTCGGCATCGGGCTGCTCGCGAGCATCGGGACCATCCTCGTGTTCGGGCTCGTCGCCGACCTGATGAACACGTACCTGCTCAACGTGTCGCTGCTTCGCTGGTACAAGTTCGAAGGGGTGGCACGATGA
- a CDS encoding DUF5812 family protein, producing MTDRDPESDGSELDAVRDALAAAAGDAGPADTGDGEKDGTFLVTHADDGSAVLRDVASGQVHTLSSNPGVAEGEAVEGVVAPDPPMNVSWQLVEVEERRHIPVEESEEPPTQHSLDLAADQPVGDLTRTERAGTGEIHVISVPEDDTDRAVDDVLDDADASRTRAARLGVNRVEIRAAPGVVVVRYMP from the coding sequence ATGACCGACCGCGACCCCGAATCCGACGGATCCGAGTTGGACGCCGTCCGCGACGCGCTGGCGGCCGCCGCCGGCGACGCCGGCCCCGCCGACACCGGCGACGGCGAGAAGGACGGCACGTTCCTCGTCACCCACGCCGACGACGGCTCGGCCGTGCTCCGCGACGTCGCCTCCGGCCAGGTACACACCCTCTCGTCGAACCCCGGCGTCGCCGAGGGCGAGGCCGTCGAGGGCGTCGTCGCCCCCGACCCGCCGATGAACGTCTCCTGGCAGCTCGTCGAGGTCGAGGAGCGCCGCCACATCCCCGTCGAGGAGAGCGAGGAGCCGCCGACCCAGCACTCGCTCGATCTCGCGGCCGACCAGCCCGTCGGCGACCTCACGCGAACCGAGCGCGCCGGCACCGGCGAGATCCACGTCATCTCCGTCCCCGAGGACGACACCGACCGGGCCGTCGACGACGTACTCGACGACGCCGACGCCAGCCGAACCCGCGCGGCCCGCCTCGGCGTGAACCGCGTGGAGATCCGGGCGGCCCCCGGCGTCGTCGTCGTTCGCTACATGCCCTAA
- a CDS encoding glucose-6-phosphate isomerase: MNVDIGNALDGDLGLARDDLDALDDRVADAHDRIERGRAEAEHGYAALNLPETCDPHAVRRAADGFDPDHLLTVGIGGSALGAATLTDALGTGVDCRYLDNVDPAWVRAILDDVDLSETVVNVVSRSGTTAETLSNFLVVREAMDAAGVDWTERTVVTTGEAGNLRSMADRHDLPAVDVPDGVPGRFSALSTVGLFAAEVAGVDVDALLAGAADEAERLAGSLFESPAYAYGATTYALAERGAATNAMMPYAESLERFAEWFAQLWAESLGKDGRGQTPARALGATDQHSQLQLYRAGPADKLVTLVRPREADDVGIPETDLEGLSYLGGSSLGELLDAEFRATEASLAAAGRENVRIEIDRVDERGLGELLYAMEAACVLYGELAGVSTFTQPAVEWGKNAARGLLGGGEFPEADAVTEKRRLEVE; this comes from the coding sequence ATGAACGTCGACATCGGCAACGCCCTCGACGGCGATCTCGGACTCGCGCGCGACGACCTCGACGCGCTCGACGACCGCGTCGCCGACGCCCACGACCGGATCGAGCGCGGACGCGCCGAGGCGGAGCACGGCTACGCCGCGTTGAACCTCCCCGAGACGTGCGACCCCCACGCGGTCCGGCGGGCCGCCGACGGCTTCGACCCGGACCACCTCCTCACCGTCGGCATCGGCGGGAGCGCGCTCGGCGCGGCGACGCTCACCGACGCGCTCGGCACGGGCGTCGACTGTCGCTACCTCGACAACGTCGACCCCGCGTGGGTCCGGGCGATCCTCGACGACGTGGACCTCTCCGAGACCGTCGTCAACGTCGTTTCCCGGTCGGGGACGACCGCCGAGACGCTCTCGAACTTCCTCGTCGTCCGCGAGGCGATGGACGCGGCGGGCGTCGACTGGACCGAGCGCACGGTCGTCACCACGGGCGAGGCGGGCAACCTTCGGTCGATGGCCGACCGGCACGACCTCCCCGCGGTGGACGTGCCCGACGGCGTCCCCGGCCGCTTCTCCGCGCTGTCGACGGTGGGGCTGTTCGCCGCCGAGGTCGCCGGCGTCGACGTAGACGCCCTGCTCGCGGGCGCCGCCGACGAGGCCGAGCGCCTCGCCGGGTCGCTGTTCGAGTCGCCGGCGTACGCCTACGGCGCGACGACGTACGCGCTGGCCGAGCGCGGCGCCGCGACGAACGCGATGATGCCGTACGCCGAGTCGCTGGAGCGGTTCGCCGAATGGTTCGCCCAGCTGTGGGCCGAGTCGCTCGGGAAGGACGGCCGCGGACAGACGCCCGCGCGGGCGCTCGGCGCGACCGACCAGCACAGCCAACTCCAGTTGTACCGTGCGGGTCCGGCGGACAAGCTCGTCACCCTCGTTCGGCCTCGCGAGGCGGACGACGTGGGCATCCCCGAGACCGATCTGGAGGGGCTGTCGTACCTGGGCGGGTCGTCCCTCGGGGAGCTGCTGGACGCCGAGTTCCGCGCGACCGAGGCGAGCCTCGCGGCCGCCGGCCGCGAGAACGTCCGGATCGAGATCGACCGCGTCGACGAACGCGGGCTCGGCGAACTCCTGTACGCGATGGAGGCCGCGTGCGTGCTGTACGGCGAACTCGCGGGCGTCTCGACGTTCACCCAGCCCGCCGTGGAGTGGGGGAAGAACGCCGCGCGGGGGCTGCTCGGCGGCGGCGAGTTCCCCGAGGCCGACGCCGTCACCGAGAAGCGCCGCCTGGAGGTGGAGTGA
- a CDS encoding CPBP family intramembrane glutamic endopeptidase — MNVDLGPPGGTIEARAVAIRGGQALLAVFAGVIAAGAVVPAFEWAALALGFGADSVATAVFTTVGNAAGFAAAALLFLLYAGDLDVLRVRRPTPRDAAVAVAGAVGLVVAGYGILLAFAAVGLSPSTNEALTNPPAYFLAMVPLSFLTVAVGEELLFRGVVQGELRRALGPAGAIAGASLLFGLLHYVAGVGTPAEKLVYVAVAATLAIGLGALYEYTDTIVVPIFVHGAYNAVQFAIQYVEAIGI, encoded by the coding sequence GTGAACGTCGACCTCGGCCCGCCCGGGGGGACGATCGAGGCCCGTGCGGTCGCGATCCGCGGCGGTCAGGCGTTGCTCGCGGTGTTCGCGGGCGTCATCGCCGCCGGCGCCGTGGTGCCGGCGTTCGAGTGGGCGGCGCTGGCACTGGGGTTCGGCGCCGACTCGGTGGCGACGGCCGTGTTCACCACCGTCGGCAACGCCGCCGGTTTCGCGGCCGCGGCGCTGTTGTTCCTGCTGTACGCGGGGGATCTCGACGTGCTGCGCGTCCGGCGGCCGACGCCCCGCGACGCCGCCGTCGCCGTCGCCGGCGCGGTCGGGCTCGTCGTCGCCGGCTACGGGATCCTCCTGGCGTTCGCCGCCGTGGGGTTGTCCCCGAGCACGAACGAGGCGCTCACCAACCCGCCGGCGTACTTCCTCGCGATGGTCCCGTTGTCGTTTCTCACGGTCGCCGTCGGCGAGGAACTGCTCTTCCGGGGCGTCGTGCAGGGGGAGCTGCGGCGCGCGCTCGGCCCGGCGGGCGCCATCGCGGGCGCGTCGCTGCTGTTCGGGCTGCTCCACTACGTCGCCGGGGTGGGAACGCCCGCCGAGAAGCTCGTCTACGTCGCCGTCGCGGCGACCCTCGCGATCGGGTTGGGCGCGCTGTACGAGTACACCGACACGATCGTCGTCCCGATCTTCGTCCACGGCGCGTACAACGCCGTGCAGTTCGCGATCCAGTACGTGGAGGCGATCGGGATCTGA
- a CDS encoding NOB1 family endonuclease, translated as MEVLDSSAFIHGYDGDDETASIPAVQAELTGETALRFDAEEGAGMHIHVPGEGAIGRVRSAAEETGDLAELSDTDLRLLAAAFELDATLVTDDYAMQNVAERMDVRVRVIAREGISEERDWQFQCTGCGRTFDENRDRCPICGSDLSRKNPA; from the coding sequence ATGGAAGTCCTCGATTCGTCCGCGTTCATCCACGGCTACGACGGCGACGACGAAACCGCCTCGATCCCGGCGGTGCAGGCCGAGCTCACCGGCGAGACCGCCCTCCGGTTCGACGCCGAGGAGGGCGCCGGGATGCACATCCACGTCCCCGGCGAGGGGGCCATCGGGCGCGTCCGCAGCGCCGCCGAGGAGACCGGCGACCTCGCGGAGCTGTCAGACACGGACCTGCGCCTGCTGGCGGCGGCGTTCGAGCTCGACGCGACGCTCGTCACCGACGACTACGCCATGCAGAACGTCGCCGAGCGCATGGACGTTCGCGTCCGCGTCATCGCCCGCGAGGGCATCTCGGAGGAGCGCGACTGGCAGTTCCAGTGTACCGGCTGCGGGCGCACGTTCGACGAGAACCGCGATCGCTGTCCGATCTGCGGGAGCGACCTCTCCCGGAAGAACCCGGCGTAG
- a CDS encoding PRC-barrel domain-containing protein yields MADILAENLSGKAVMGSDGTELGMLYNITMDLKTGSLSDLLVTPNEELSPAQVPFDRDESGRFHVPVADVQAVKDYIVVRT; encoded by the coding sequence ATGGCAGATATCCTCGCCGAGAACCTCTCGGGGAAGGCCGTCATGGGCTCGGACGGCACCGAGCTGGGCATGCTGTACAACATCACGATGGACCTGAAGACGGGGTCGCTGTCGGATCTGCTCGTCACGCCGAACGAGGAGCTCTCCCCGGCGCAGGTGCCGTTCGACCGCGACGAGTCCGGGCGCTTTCACGTCCCGGTCGCGGACGTGCAGGCCGTAAAGGACTACATCGTCGTCCGCACGTAA